A stretch of the Conger conger chromosome 3, fConCon1.1, whole genome shotgun sequence genome encodes the following:
- the LOC133123955 gene encoding gap junction alpha-5 protein-like, giving the protein MGDWSLLGNFLEEVQEHSTSVGKVWLTVLFIFRILVLGTAAESSWGDEQSDFMCDTDQPGCENVCYDRAFPIAHIRYWVLQIVFVSTPSLIYMGHAMHILRAEEKRRRRELEDKGGGEAGGGEKEYLEGKEAGRGEDTGKLHLKGALLRTYVLSILIRTAMEVTFIVTQYMIYGVFLNPLYVCVAWPCPNPVNCYMSRPTEKNVFIVFMLVVAGVSLFLSVVELYHLAWKQSRRCFRAYLASHSRQSKPAPMSAVGREPESPLQSSRTRTPPPDFDQCLVTALPRSHTSLTHPSCHPFNNRMAHQQNSVNLATERHHSRDNLETVDFLRMSYMQEAEGTGTCAPPPAPPPALSLSNGFFKDKRRLSKTSGSSSRVRTDDLAV; this is encoded by the coding sequence ATGGGTGATTGGAGTctcctgggaaacttccttgaagAGGTGCAGGAACACTCGACTTCGGTGGGCAAGGTGTGGCTGACCGTCCTCTTCATCTTCCGCATCCTGGTCCTGGGCACGGCGGCGGAGTCCTCTTGGGGTGACGAGCAGTCGGACTTCATGTGCGACACGGACCAGCCCGGCTGTGAGAACGTGTGCTACGACAGGGCCTTCCCCATCGCCCACATCCGATACTGGGTCCTGCAGATCGTGTTCGTCTCCACGCCCTCCCTCATCTACATGGGCCACGCCATGCACATACTACGGGCGGAGGAGAAGCGCAGGAGGAGGGAGCTGGAGGATAAGGGCGGGGGTGAAGCCGGCGGCGGGGAGAAGGAGTACCTGGAGGGCAAGGAggctgggaggggggaggacacAGGCAAGCTGCACCTGAAGGGGGCGCTGCTGAGGACCTACGTGCTGAGCATCCTGATCCGCACGGCCATGGAGGTGACCTTCATCGTGACGCAGTACATGATCTACGGAGTGTTCCTCAACCCGCTGTATGTCTGCGTGGCCTGGCCCTGCCCCAACCCAGTCAACTGCTACATGTCCCGCCCCACGGAGAAGAACGTATTCATCGTCTTCATGCTGGTGGTGGCGGGCGTGTCCCTGTTCCTGAGTGTGGTGGAGCTCTACCACCTGGCCTGGAAGCAGTCAAGGCGATGCTTTCGGGCCTACCTGGCCTCCCACTCTCGGCAGTCCAAGCCCGCCCCCATGTCGGCCGTTGGCCGTGAGCCCGAGAGTCCCCTGCAGTCCTCCCGCACCCGCACGCCTCCCCCTGATTTCGACCAGTGCCTGGTGACGGCGCTGCCCCGCTCTCACACTAGCCTCACCCACCCAAGCTGCCACCCGTTCAACAACAGGATGGCTCACCAGCAAAACTCTGTGAACCTGGCAACTGAGCGCCACCACAGCCGTGACAACCTGGAGACGGTGGACTTCCTGAGGATGAGCTACATGCAGGAAGCCGAGGGGACTGGCACCTGCGCCCCGCCCCCAGCGCCGCCTCCAGCTCTATCCCTGAGCAACGGCTTCTTCAAGGACAAGCGGCGCCTCAGCAAGACCAGCGGCTCCAGCAGCCGGGTGAGGACAGATGACTTGGCTGTGTAG